A single window of Syntrophus aciditrophicus SB DNA harbors:
- the moaC gene encoding cyclic pyranopterin monophosphate synthase MoaC has protein sequence MKNDTGKTGLSHLDDQGQAKMVDVTAKDETIREAVACGTVRMQPATVRLIQEGGLTKGDVFSAARLAGIMAAKKTWELIPLCHPLMLTSVDVFFSSNAERGEITLEARSTTIGRTGVEMEALTAVSVAALTIYDMCKAVDRGMVISEIFLQSKKGGRSGTFDRSVSFPPGRSGS, from the coding sequence ATGAAAAACGATACGGGGAAAACAGGTCTTTCCCATCTTGACGACCAGGGCCAGGCCAAGATGGTGGATGTAACCGCCAAGGATGAGACAATCCGTGAAGCGGTGGCCTGCGGAACAGTCCGGATGCAGCCCGCAACGGTCCGTCTGATTCAGGAGGGCGGTCTTACCAAAGGCGATGTTTTCAGCGCCGCCAGGCTTGCCGGCATCATGGCCGCCAAAAAGACGTGGGAACTGATTCCCCTCTGTCATCCCCTGATGTTGACCAGTGTTGATGTTTTCTTCAGCAGCAACGCGGAACGCGGTGAAATAACCCTTGAGGCCCGGTCCACAACCATCGGCAGGACCGGGGTGGAAATGGAAGCCCTGACTGCGGTCAGTGTTGCCGCGCTGACAATTTATGACATGTGTAAAGCCGTTGACCGGGGAATGGTCATTTCGGAAATCTTCCTCCAGTCCAAAAAAGGCGGCAGGAGTGGAACCTTCGATCGATCCGTTTCATTCCCTCCCGGCCGTTCCGGCTCATGA